From a single Bryobacter aggregatus MPL3 genomic region:
- a CDS encoding IS5 family transposase (programmed frameshift): MNSARELSDAQWAILDPLIPEPPRRKDGLGRPWRARREVLGGILYILRTGAAWADLPERYPPYQTCHRRFQQWVKSGVMRGILEALAEDLRTRGGFDVREAFIDGSFASAKKGAWSRGKTKRGKGTKIMAVADSNGLPIAVCTESATPHEVILVQKTLAEIFVAEPIQRLIGDKAYDSEKLDHELAETGVEMIAPHRRTCKNRTQDGRSLRCYRRRWKVERLFAWLQNFRRLVTRYEYSLDNFTGMLHLACSMIILRCL; this comes from the exons CCATTGATACCGGAGCCTCCCCGTCGCAAGGATGGCCTTGGCCGGCCGTGGCGTGCTCGACGGGAAGTACTGGGTGGGATTCTCTATATCTTGCGCACCGGAGCAGCCTGGGCCGATCTGCCCGAGAGGTATCCACCTTACCAGACCTGCCACCGCAGATTCCAGCAATGGGTCAAGTCTGGGGTGATGAGAGGCATACTGGAAGCGTTAGCCGAAGACCTTCGCACTCGAGGTGGATTCGATGTCCGGGAGGCCTTCATCGACGGAAGCTTTGCTTCCGCTAAAAAAGGGGCCTGGAGTCG CGGAAAAACCAAGCGGGGCAAGGGGACCAAGATCATGGCAGTGGCAGACAGCAACGGTCTTCCTATCGCCGTTTGCACGGAAAGTGCTACTCCACATGAAGTGATTTTGGTCCAGAAAACTCTGGCCGAAATCTTCGTCGCTGAACCCATACAACGGCTGATTGGTGACAAAGCTTATGACTCTGAAAAACTGGATCACGAGCTTGCCGAAACCGGAGTCGAGATGATTGCGCCACACCGGCGCACTTGCAAGAATCGTACGCAGGATGGCCGGTCTCTTCGTTGCTATCGACGCCGCTGGAAAGTCGAACGGCTCTTTGCCTGGCTTCAGAACTTCCGCCGCCTCGTCACTCGCTACGAATACTCTCTCGATAACTTCACAGGTATGCTTCACCTTGCCTGCTCTATGATCATTCTTCGCTGTTTATGA